In Sander lucioperca isolate FBNREF2018 chromosome 21, SLUC_FBN_1.2, whole genome shotgun sequence, the following proteins share a genomic window:
- the cmc4 gene encoding cx9C motif-containing protein 4: MPQKDPCQKQACAIQQCLQANKYVESMCQDVIREMRRCCEAQTGNSVCCSGFKDSKTTENKSNIHSSLWDAFDGNYGGKEHCINILLTNSAVD; this comes from the exons ATGCCGCAGAAAGATCCGTGTCAAAAGCAAGCATGTGCAATTCAACAGTGTTTACAAG CTAACAAATACGTGGAGAGCATGTGTCAGGATGTGATAAGGGAGATGCGGCGGTGCTGTGAGGCTCAGACTGGAAACTCCGTCTGCTGCTCCGGGTTCAAGGACTCCAAAACCACGGAGAACAAAAGTAATATACATAGCTCCCTGTGGGATGCTTTTGATGGGAATTATGGTGGAAAGGAACATTGTATCAATATTTTATTGACTAACAGTGCAGTAGACTGA
- the LOC116059315 gene encoding hsp90 co-chaperone Cdc37, translating into MSRIDYSVWDHIEVSDDEDDTHPNIDTPSLFRWRHQARVERMEDFKKKGEDLNKALSECRRKLAEAQKKIKELTISSTDDAKAELSKAQAEEKKLKKEERDWEKKVTEHVREEKKMPWNVDTLSKEGFSKSIVNAKPESTDETEEEKEQKHKTFVEKNEKQIKHFGMMRRWDDSQKYLSDNPHLVCEETANYLVIMCIDLEVEEKHALMEQVAHQTIVMQFILELAKSLKVDPRGCFRQFFAKIKTADQQYQDAFNDELESFKERVRGRAKIRIEKAMKEYEEEERQKRLGPGGLDPVEVYESLPAEMQKCFDDKNIQMLQEAISKMDPTEAKAHMKRCIDSGLWVPNSKTDDGDEKEEDATYEEVKQEQGETKTE; encoded by the exons ATGTCTAGGATAGACTACAGCGTGTGGGACCACATTGAGGTGTCGGACGATGAAGATGACACCCACCCGAACATCGACACACCCAGTCTCTTCAGATGGAGACACCAG GCACGTGTGGAACGAATGGAggattttaagaaaaaaggtgAAGACTTGAACAAGGCACTCAGCGAATGCCGGCGTAAGCTGGCAGAGGCacagaagaaaataaaagagcTGACCATTTCATCAACGGATGATGCCAAAGCAGAGCTGAGCAAAGCCCAGGCTgaggagaagaaactgaaaaAAGAGGAGCGGGATTGGGAGAAGAAGGTCACGGAACATGTACGGGAAGAGAAGAAGATGCCATGGAACGTTGATACGCTCAGCAAGGAGGGTTTCAGCAAG AGCATTGTCAATGCCAAACCCGAATCTACTGATGAGacagaagaagagaaggagCAAAAGCATAAAACCTTTGTGGAAAAAAACGAGAAGCAGATCAAACATTTTG GCATGATGCGACGTTGGGATGACAGCCAGAAGTACCTCTCCGACAACCCTCATCTAGTGTGTGAAGAGACTGCCAACTACCTGGTCATCATGTGCATTGACCTTGAGGTTGAGGAG aaacACGCATTGATGGAGCAAGTGGCTCATCAGACCATCGTCATGCAGTTCATTCTAGAGTTGGCAAAAAGCCTGAAGGTGGACCCCCGCGGCTGCTTTCGGCAATTTTTTGCCAAGATTAAG ACAGCAGATCAGCAGTACCAGGATGCTTTCAATGACGAGCTGGAGTCATTTAAGGAGCGGGTTCGGGGCAGAGCGAAGATCCGCATCGAAAAGGCCATGAAGGAatatgaggaagaggagcgACAAAAGCGCCTGGGACCTGGAGGCCTAGATCCTGTTGAAGTGTACGAGTCTCTGCCAGCT GAGAtgcagaaatgctttgatgatAAGAACATCCAAATGTTACAAGAAGCTATTAGCAAAATGGACCCAACG GAGGCAAAGGCTCACATGAAGAGGTGCATAGACTCGGGGCTCTGGGTCCCCAACTCCAAGACAGATGATGGGGATGAAAAAGAGGAAGATGCTACCTATGAGGAGGTGAAACAAGAGCAGGGAGAAACTAAGACGGAATGA
- the LOC116059630 gene encoding hemicentin-1, translating to MKWFFILSGLIACTGKPVRSSCPVNMSPSRVVVRFGDPFSVNCSSPSNQLQSMGWESTYGTGIGRQDGVSSVSLEIDSVKDWDLTPLCFINLLDNHQCAETLSVTVYKIPDSVSMSQPSQMGPMVEGEKYHMQCDIVNVAPVRNLSVNWHKGNKIIYTEEFDKTSPSPVNTSSVLNLTAQRSDNGTQIWCEAQLKFSPPVPNLHTIQSKSHEVVVLYSPTFTRPENETLELSAGSTIILNCTATGNPMPVYSWHFPHPIQQTKNKNENQPILAPSIQLSGTYTCTASNTQGTKTKTFTVIEATMSGEGCSLILKPSRVVVGFGEPVSVSCEATRPVRVLGWESVISAAHTQQDLSVRWKVDSLIDWIEEPICYGVFFTAPRQCEEKLNLVLYKTPDSVSIRPVNHTGPMVEGKEYQLLCEVQNIAPVQYLTLRWYKGQTEVYNHSFSDLTSSSPVQVSSILMVTPTKAENGAQYRCVAELELGPEGPQPPPTVTSEPLNASVYFPPMFLSPEPEVLDLIVGADITLNCTATGNPTPVYSWQSSNPIQERMEDEAALTSPSLLPGTYTCSASNTLEKKSKQFIVKAKTKGV from the exons ATGAAGTGGTTCTTCATATTAAGCGGCTTAATAGCGTGTACAG GAAAGCCTGTGAGGTCCTCCTGTCCAGTCAATATGAGCCCTTCTAGAGTTGTGGTGAGATTTGGAGATCCCTTCTCGGTCAACTGCAGCTCACCATCCAACCAGTTACAGTCAATGGGCTGGGAGTCTACATACGGCACAGGCATAGGACGTCAAGATGGGGTCTCGTCTGTTTCCTTAGAAATAGACTCTGTGAAAGACTGGGACCTTACACCACTCTGCTTCATCAATCTCCTTGACAATCATCAGTGTGCAGAAACCCTATCAGTCACTGTTTACA AAATACCGGACAGTGTGTCCATGTCTCAGCCAAGTCAAATGGGCCCGATGGTAGAGGGCGAAAAGTATCACATGCAGTGTGACATTGTTAATGTTGCACCAGTAAGAAACCTCTCTGTGAACTGGCACAAAGGAAATAAGATAATCTATACTGAGGAATTTGACAAGACCAGTCCATCTCCAGTCAATACGTCATCCGTCTTGAATCTGACTGCCCAAAGAAGTGATAATGGAACTCAGATCTGGTGTGAAGCACAGCTGAAGTTTTCGCCACCAGTACCAAATCTACACACAATCCAATCAAAGTCCCATGAAGTGGTTGTACTGT ACTCACCAACCTTCACCAGGCCTGAAAATGAGACACTGGAACTCAGTGCTGGTAGTACAATCATTTTAAATTGCACTGCTACAGGAAACCCAATGCCCGTATACAGCTGGCATTTTCCACACCCAATACAACAGACGAAGAATAAAAATGAGAATCAACCCATTTTGGCCCCGTCCATTCAGCTTTCAGGGACCTATACCTGCACAGCGTCTAATACCCAGGGCACCAAGACCAAAACTTTTACTGTCATCGAAGCTACAA tgtcagGTGAAGGTTGCTCCCTAATCCTCAAGCCCTCCCGGGTCGTGGTGGGTTTTGGGGAGCCGGTGTCAGTCAGCTGTGAGGCCACCCGCCCGGTACGTGTCCTGGGCTGGGAATCGGTCATCAGTGCTGCACACACTCAACAGGACCTTTCTGTTCGGTGGAAGGTGGACAGTCTCATTGATTGGATAGAGGAGCCTATCTGTTATGGTGTGTTCTTCACAGCTCCCAGACAGTGTGAGGAGAAGCTCAACCTTGTCCTCTACA AAACCCCCGATAGCGTCTCCATCAGGCCTGTGAACCACACTGGCCCCATGGTGGAAGGAAAAGAGTACCAGCTGCTCTGCGAGGTTCAGAATATTGCTCCTGTTCAGTATCTCACCCTGAGGTGGTACAAGGGGCAGACTGAAGTTTATAACCACTCCTTCTCTGACCTCACATCATCCTCGCCTGTCCAAGTGTCCTCTATCCTCATGGTCACACCAACTAAAGCTGAGAATGGAGCGCAGTACAGGTGCGTCGCAGAGCTGGAGCTCGGACCAGAGGGTCCACAACCACCTCCTACTGTGACCTCGGAGCCTCTTAATGCCTCTGTGTACT TCCCCCCAATGTTCCTCAGTCCCGAACCAGAGGTTTTGGACCTTATAGTGGGTGCTGACATTACCTTGAACTGCACTGCCACAGGAAACCCCACACCTGTGTACAGCTGGCAATCCTCCAATCCTATTCAGGAGAGGATGGAGGATGAAGCAGCTCTTACCTCCCCCTCACTGCTCCCAGGGACCTACACCTGCTCTGCCTCCAATACACTGGAGAAGAAGAGCAAGCAGTTCATCGTCAAGGCCAAAACCAAAG GTGTTTGA